Genomic segment of Candoia aspera isolate rCanAsp1 chromosome 2, rCanAsp1.hap2, whole genome shotgun sequence:
gggtccttctgagcctcttgcccctcccattatgcagctgtggggtATGCTGtcctttatctgaccattccttaggtagcatctctctgctctgtctcccaaggtctttcccacataccattatatcactTGTATCCTCAGTGGCTACCCATGCTGTCTGGTGGCTGAGGGAAAAAAAGCTCAAAAACGGGGCAAGGGTGGAGGAATGAATACAGTAAGGTATCTTCGAAGAAAGCaatgccagctggctttcatctTTAAGAAGAACGTTCTGCAACATCTGTTGCAATTTCCACTTAGTATGAAGCTTACGATTGGAGGATGTCTACTTTATTGGTGATTATCACACTACCTTGATAATGAGCTATTTATACTATCAAAGAATGTGCATCTAATTTCACCtgaatttaattaaaaggaaTGTGCTATATTTTTCAACACCTAGGTACTGATTTCAGCATAGACAGCTTACCTCTGCCCCGTGCAGACTATCATGACTGGGCCCTTTTCCATGAGGAGTCCCCTAAAAACAACTACAAGCTTTTCCAGGCTCCCACCATCACTTTGTTCAACCACACAGCCACGTTCAGCCGCCACTCGCACCTACCACTTACCACCCAGTACCTTGAAAGTATTGAGGCCTTAAAGTCCCTGAAATACACAGTTTCTTTGCAAGAAAAGAACAGCTTGCGGAAGAGACTTGCGCCCCTTGTCTACGTACAGTCTGACTGTGATCCTCCCTCTGACAGAGACAGCTACATAAAGGAGCTGATGGCTCACATTGAAATTGATTCCTATGGGGCATGTCTGCATAATAGAGATCTTCCTGAGCATCTCCGAAATCTGGCTTCCATGGACAGCAATGGTTTCTACGAGATACTTGCTCAGTATAAATTTGTCCTGGCTTTTGAGAATGCAGTCTGTGAAGATTATATCACTGAAAAACTCTGGAGGCCACTAAAGCTGGGAGTAGTCCCAATTTATTATGGCTCTCCCACTATTCAGGACTGGCTTCCAAGCAACAAGAGCGCCATTCTCATCACAGAATTTTCACACCCGAAGGAGCTGGCTCAATATATCAAAGCTCTGGATGTAGATGACAAGGAATATGCGGCCTACCTTGAATGGAAGCTGAAAGGTGACATTTCCAACGAACAGCTGCTTGCTGTTATCAGAGAACGCACGTGGGGAGTGCAAGATATCATGAAGGACAATTACATAGATGCCTTTGAGTGCATGGTGTGCACCAGGGTATGGGAAAATATCAGGAGACAAGCAAAGGTAAGTATAAATATGTCTCTCCCTAGTGACTTGGGGTCACTAAGTCAATTGCTGTCTCTTGATCTTCAAGCAGAATCAGTGTAGGAAGTCTAAAGTGTAACAGGCAGACCAAGTCTGCAGAACTGCAGAGTTCCCACAGAAAGAAGATGTTGCCATGAGAGAGGTCCATGAGTCATTCTGTGATTCATAGATGTTGGGAGGTAGTTAGAGCACGCTGGCTTCACTCTGCTATCATGCCCATTGCTCTCTATTCTTCCATTCCAAGGAGACGGAAGTACATCTGAAGGAGGTGAAGCCTCTTGAACGTACGCAGGCTAAAACCCTTTCAAGAAagaagtagtccttgcttaacaaccgtttgttcagcaactgttcaaagttatgtcggcactgaacgaatggtattTACACcctgtccttgaagttatggccgttggagctcccctgtagtcacatgatcaaaatttgggtgcttgactgcctgcctgcctgcctgcctttatgACCACAGGGTGTGCTTCAACAAcccccacccacctatttccCCCCATCACTGCCTTTTCGGCCCCCTGCACTCCACCGCCCCCAACTGACCTCCTCCATCGCCTgtttcctgctgctgatgaggtgcgCTCAGCGTGGCCCTTCACAGGGTAGCTGCTGGCCGTGCAAGGCCTTTTTCCCGAGGTTGTACACAGCCTTCCTGAGGTCTCACGAGGTTTcctcagcagcgggagcaagaagacagtgaaggtcagctagtGTGGTGGAGCACAGGGCATCAGGGACTTCAGAGTTCAGGGTGGCGAGGGGCTTCGCGCTGTGGGGCTGAGCTGGAGCGGCTGCGGCTTCAAattgggctggggtggctggggTTTTACGAAGGACCAGGCCAGGTATGCCTCAGTagtgggaggaaggagagagcgAAGGTCAGTTGGGGGCTGTAGGGGCAGCAGAGCGTAGGGCTGTTTGTGCACCCTCCGacccctggcagcagccaccccggCCTGGCAGCAGCCTCCTCGGTCCAGCTTCACTCATGCCGGGCTGTGGCAACCA
This window contains:
- the FUT10 gene encoding alpha-(1,3)-fucosyltransferase 10 isoform X1: MKTIRKKRFWASCFCFMALFFLLITFQVIVELGKSEQLTTKNSVSQNDASKEDEFQKYPSLFFKRPKLDHNTGKKLNKDRYPILLWWSPLTGESGRQAQCGQDACFFTINRTYQHNPMTKAFLFYGTDFSIDSLPLPRADYHDWALFHEESPKNNYKLFQAPTITLFNHTATFSRHSHLPLTTQYLESIEALKSLKYTVSLQEKNSLRKRLAPLVYVQSDCDPPSDRDSYIKELMAHIEIDSYGACLHNRDLPEHLRNLASMDSNGFYEILAQYKFVLAFENAVCEDYITEKLWRPLKLGVVPIYYGSPTIQDWLPSNKSAILITEFSHPKELAQYIKALDVDDKEYAAYLEWKLKGDISNEQLLAVIRERTWGVQDIMKDNYIDAFECMVCTRVWENIRRQAKGMLPRRWKAEANHLSCPRPQAFAFSPLSVQRTVLQEVWRSSFEQSKREAHALQQLVERNRNFTTLEFWTLVFRE
- the FUT10 gene encoding alpha-(1,3)-fucosyltransferase 10 isoform X2 — its product is MKTIRKKRFWASCFCFMALFFLLITFQVIVELGKSEQLTTKNSVSQNDASKEDEFQKYPSLFFKRPKLDHNTGKKLNKDRYPILLWWSPLTGESGRQAQCGQDACFFTINRTYQHNPMTKAFLFYGTDFSIDSLPLPRADYHDWALFHEESPKNNYKLFQAPTITLFNHTATFSRHSHLPLTTQYLESIEALKSLKYTVSLQEKNSLRKRLAPLVYVQSDCDPPSDRDSYIKELMAHIEIDSYGACLHNRDLPEHLRNLASMDSNGFYEILAQYKFVLAFENAVCEDYITEKLWRPLKLGVVPIYYGSPTIQDWLPSNKSAILITEFSHPKELAQYIKALDVDDKEYAAYLEWKLKGDISNEQLLAVIRERTWGVQDIMKDNYIDAFECMVCTRVWENIRRQAKCAENSSAGGVAIKL